From the Octopus sinensis linkage group LG3, ASM634580v1, whole genome shotgun sequence genome, the window TACACCGTAATCATTCGCATCTTTCACCAATATAACATCCGGCTTTGGCTCAAAATGCATTAACGATAAGTTCgatgttaaaattttttaaaatttgttaaatgCCTTCTGGCATTTATCAGTCCAGAACCATTTTGCATTTTACTTTAACAAATCATTTTCTGGGGCCTTTACATTGTGCATAGTGGGAATATAAATTCGATAGTAATTCACTAATCTCAAAAATGCTTGTCGCATTATTCAGCGTGGGCACATGTTTTTTATCGCAGTTGTTGTGGATGGATCCAGTTTCTGTCCATTTTTATCTATTATCTGGCTcaagtatttaatttttgttcagAAAAAACTCGCATTTTTTCTTCACTTAGCTTAAACCTGTACTCTCTTATCTTTTCGAATACCCTTTTTACGTTTTCTACATGTTGTTCGTGTGATTTACTTTTTATTAGGATATCGTCTAAATAGGCGATAGCAAAATCACAGTCCGCAAGCATTGTATCGATTACTTGTTGAAATATGGAAGAGCCACTTTTACACCGAAGGGAAACTGCTGAAATTTGGATAAGCTACGGTGTGTATTAATGGTTAATAAGTGTGAGAATCTTCTACTTTGATTTATAAGTATGCCTCCAACAGGTCTAATTTTGAGAAGAATTTTCCTCCATTCAGTTCTAAGAACACTTCCTCTGGACTCAGAAATTGGTAGCTGTGTGAGTTTAAGCAATCATTTAAACCCGTTGAAAAATCTGCAAAAACtcgtaatttatttttctttattacgtAGACTGTAAATGCTGCCCAATTTGAGTGGTCCGTCTTCTCGATTATTTCTAGGCTTTCAAGTCTTTCAGGTGCCTTATTTACCTGTTCTAGTGCCGCGAACGGTACATTACTTTTTGACTTAAATACAGATGTTGCACTTTGCTTTACTACAACTTTTGCCCTCGTTTTCGTGCAGTAGCCCAATTCACCCGAAAAAACATTTgggaataaatgttttatttttcgttttaatcCCTCAACCGCAGTCGAACCTTCAACTGAACCGACTATATTACTACACAAAACACTTACAGGCGTATTCCACATTTTGAACAGCTCCATCCATTCTGTGCCGAATAAATTTACTGAATTTTTTAACACACAtaccttttcctttttcatttggtCATGAAgtattatattacacacagatTCACCTACAAAGACTAATCTTTTATCCGCAACACCGTGTGCTACAGTTCTAGAGTTACTTAATTTTGGCTCACCGATATACTTCCAAGGTTCTTCCTCCACAATGGTAATATCACCTCCAGTATCTAATTGcatttttactcttatattttcaattttcccaTTTACGAATTTCCTCTTTGACACATTACCATTTCTTTCGATGGCATcttattcattcttttttctttgtcctaACGTTTTGTCATCTTGGTTTTACAGTGCGCTTTTGCGTGTCCAATTTTTCCACAACAGAAACATTCCACTTTCTTAAATGGGCAGTTTTTGCTCAGGTGTAGACCTCCACATGCAAAATATGGGTTTGCTTCCTGACTTTTGTCGTTTGTACTGTATTTTAGTATTCACTTGATTTCTATTCTGCCTGTTTCATACTTGTTTCACTTGTGAGCAAACTTCATGTTCAATTTTCTCAGTGTCGTATCTTAGATTTACCATTCTTTCACACTATTTTGACACTTGTTGTAAGGTTACAGCTTGGTTTTGTTCCAGCTTAGCGAAAATTCTTATTCTTACTTCTGCATCTTTTTCTGCAGTTAGTCCCTGAACATGTCTGGCGTTAAATCATCCAGTTTGAATTTTTCACATCCTCTGTTAACTCCAccagcatatgtgatgtagttCTTTCTAAGTTCAAACATTTCCAGCGTGTATTGAACAACGAGCTTTCTCGCTAAAAATTCTACACAGTATGTCTGTTGTATTTCTAAAGTTTATGTCAGAAAGTCTTTTCGGGAGTACGTAATTTCTGCAACGCTCATGTTCTCCTGCCGCCAGTTTTCTTAAGATTAAACGCGTTTTCATATTGTCATTCCAATCTTTACACTCTTTACAGAAGATCTGTTCGTATCTTCTAAAGTACGCCCCGAAGATAACTCCTTCGTCTGGTTCATACTTAAATTCCGTTATTGAGTTTGCAACATAATCTGGCGAGAAAAAATTTTCAGCATTTTTGGACGACTTATTATTCgttaattgcagcatttgttgttgtaatagtaagtgttgttgtttttgcagtagtaattgttgttgttgttcttgcagttgttgttgctgtaatagtaattgttattgttgttgttatccttcttgttgttggtgctgtttttgttgctgttgttctttcagCTATTGCTGTTGCTCTTTTTACAACTAGTACAAACTGGCCAACAATTCTTCCATAATTCTTCCATTTTGTATACTGTAAAATTCGCTCAAAATACTTTTGTGAGTTTCGTAAATCCTTGTGAGTTAGTTTAATCCTCGTGAGTTTGTTAATTCCTCGTCTCCATTGTTGTAATCCAACGTCGTGCTGTTGTAACGTCCACTCCGGTATTGTAGTATAGTTAGTCAGACAAATAAAGACACGACTATCTATGACCTACTTCGCCGACTCCTCGACCTCCTACATCACAGTATTTGTAACGACTAGCGCATACCACTCGTCATCTGGGAGGAGGTGttccattaatattatcattatccctATAACAGTATTAATAGTGTCTTtgtcgctaatatatattttttaacaggcTCACTTGCTAATCGCGACACCAGCTCCTGTTCAAGCAttgattttctatatattgctgaCGGAGAGATGAGTCGCTGCTATTTCATCTCTAACAGTCTAGTGTCCATTACTAATGAGACCAAGAAAGGTCAAATtcacatgatctggtggtctcagcGCTGGAGCTGGTGGggatttatctccctgctagCAAAATAAACAAGCGTGTACCAAACGCCTATATGagtgtttctctcatggtatctactacAACAAAGTTTGTTCTGatacatccacgtttaagtgggaataaatattacctctcggtaATAATACTGCCActtttgcgatatatatatatatatatatatatatatatatatatatatatatatatatatataatatatatatatatacaacgagcttttttcagtttccgtctaccaaacccactcacagggctttggtcggcctgtggctataatagaagacacttgtcacgcagtgggactgaaactcgAACCACGTCGTTGAGCTACAGTGTCGAACCctttccttcaccaaaagccaaccGCATAAGAATCACATAAAATTCGCCATTGAAAAGGTTGTTATACAGGCGTTGCTCCAGCCTGACCACAGCCTTTCGGCtaaaacgtgtaaaagaatatgtatatatcttttattcttttgcatgtttcagcccaaaggctgcggctatgctggagcaccgacagTGTAATCACCTTTTCAATGGCCAATTTTATGCGATTGGCTTCTGGTGAAGAAGGGAGTTTGACACTGccgccctcttttgagtttcatgCCATGATGTAGGTTCATTTGGGACCTTCAAATAAGATCATTCATATGTTTTAGCAAGGTATTAAATAGCTGTGGGctcttgaatcccaagctattgcagtacatggtcctCAGTCTTGACGGGGTGGCTAGAACTTTTGGAACAGTACAATGACGTCCATTTCAGGGACTGGTACAGCTCTCGACACAAAAGTTTGGTGCCAgcccctccaggattttccataggtgcaggagtggctgtgtggtaagtagcttgctaaccaaccacatggttccgggttcagtcccactgcgtggcatcttgggcaagtgtcttatgctatagccccgggccgaccaatgccttgtgagtggatttggtagacggaaactgaaagaagcctgtcgtatatatgtatatatatataagtgtgtgtgtatatgtttgtgtgtctgtgtttgtccccccagcattgcttgacaaccgatgccggtgtgtttacgtccccgtcacttagcggttcggcaacatagaccgatagaataagtactgggcttacaaagaataaatcccggggtcgatttgctcgactaaaggcagtgctccagcatggccgcagtcaaatgactgaaacaagtaaaagagtaaaagagtatacgtatatcactgcatacttcTCCCGTCTTCGCTCCAGGCTGTAGAGTCGcagctctttcagtctctctcagtagctcagctgttccaTTGGTGTAATCTTCATGATGTAGCACCACTGAATTGTCTCTAGTTCCACCATTAATTTGACACTGCAGGGTGACCACTGTTGAGAACAGTAGTCCAGAcggctgagtacaaatgtctacCATAGAACCAGCATAGTTCAgaaggttctcagaatccatgCTTTCATTCGCCTGCACATTACCACCGTCTTGGTGAAATGTACGTGAAACAAGGTATCGTTGTTCATATCAATCCCCGGATTACCCTCTGTACTTGATTCTCGGATTGCCGCTCCTTTTGGTCCAAAGTATCGTGGTTGCAGTCTGTGAGCTGATAGCGGAGTGAGCGATGGAAGAAGTGAAATTGTCTTTAAAAGTTCAATCATATTTCAactaataagtgtgtgtgtgtgtgtgtccgtttatGTGTTTTCAAgttgtttaaaaaaacattagaGACAGGTTAGGGAATAACAAAGtgtgttagtttgacgctcaaGGTAAGATGGAAGACTCGTCGATGTTTCGAAGTTACGCTCttctaccatctctctctctctatatatatatatacatatatatatatatgtgtgtgtgtgtgtgtgtctgtgtgtgtgtgcatgtgtgtgtgtctgtgtctgtgtgtgtctctgtgtgtgtatgcatgtatatatgtatgcgtgtatatacatatatatatgtatatatgtaaatatgcgtatatatatatatatatgcacaaaaatatatattatatgcatctatatatacttacatatgtatatataccacatacacacacacatatatatatatatatatacatatatgtatgcttgcatgtttgcataaatatatatatatatgtgtgtgtatgtgtgtgtgtgtgtgtgtgtgtgtgtgtgtgtgtgtgtgtgtgtgttctatttttttaatcattataaatcttccacagaGGAGAGAGCCGCTTTCCAACAATGATACAAGGGTCCATCTTTGTAATGTAGTTAacgcagacaaattcacatttggaacttgagaaaagtcttgcatatttttactgtcccactcacagattgcacttgtaaaaatcaaccggtcaatttctctttgtgaaaatcccagtttatccagattctcttttaagcattttctaacaaaacctagtgctccaattattattggtatgaatatgaattcatagtttggacatagaagctggaggtttcgaaaacGTTGTCCATAGATATactcttttcctttgattttcaaagagttatttatatctgcagggcagccaACCTCTATggtggtacatacctttgcctctCTATCCCAAACAACCATATCCGgcttgttatgcttacatttgacagaagttttgatgggaatattccaccagtattccttgagttggtgtatatgaatgtattccataacagagggattttctaagtttatttcaggacagtcttttctgcggatggcattgtaaattgttttagcaacgaCATCGtgtcgcatagggaggtagtgACGACAtattaggacagctgctaatcacatgcgtaatgtcttccGATGAAACATGACATAAcgtacacatgcggttgcaccttgggattacaagagcatcactgtctctcttgttcaccaggtactttgcgACAATATCCTGTTCGTAGATTGAAAACACACAGCCTCCAAAGTGTGACGTAATGTaatggtcttgtgtccaagaagGGCTGCgtttcgtgtcaattctactgtcttcttcaagcttccgagTAACACAACCATGCTTGGTCTTTCTTTTTGTATGTTGAGTGCtatccatccaggtcttctctgaggtaagagagcccagctatTTTGGGACTGTAAAGATTATCaggaagatgtatgtatgtatgtgtgtgtatgtatgtatgcgtgaatacgtatacacacacacacacacacacacacacacacacataccattttGTTCTCTGGCATCCTTATCCATCCCCTATTATTACCTTTTATCTTACATGCACTCACTATTTCAGTCAACCTGTATCTTGCTGCTACTTTGACCACCTTCAAATGCGCACTCAGATTTTATTTCATCCTCGCCTTCAACTctcacattactctctctctctctctctctctctctctacctcctaTATTAATTACATCATGCCACACCGACAGTTTCTTCCCTTTCCTTCCACTTCTACTCCTGGACGTCacttttccactttttttctatcCTGATGCACATTTTTACACTTCTGCGAGAATATTTGTCCTCCTTTGAATAATGATAAGCAACCGAAACACTTGGACATCGTTTCTTCTAAACAGCATAAAAACATAATCCATTGTTTGAAcctggatatgtatatgtatatatatatatatatatatatatatatatataatatatatatcttttactattttactcttttaattgtttcagtcatttgactgtggccatgatgaagcaccgcctttagttgagcaaatcaaccccaggacttactatttgtaagcctagtacttattctatcggtctcatttgccgaaccgctatgttacagggacgtaaacacatcagcatcggttgtcaagcgatgttggggggggggtcaaacagagacattcaaacacacacatacacacacacacacacacgcacatatatatatatacacacacacatatatatatatatatatcttttactcttttactcttttactagtttcagtcatttgactgtggccatgatggagcaccgcctttagtcgagcaaatcaaccccaggacttactatttgtaagcctagtacttatatatatatatatatatatatatatatatacatacatacatatatgcgacgggcttctttcagtttccgtctatcaaatccactcagaaggctttggtctgcccgaggctatagtagaagacacttgcttaaggtgccacgcagtgggactgaaccaggaaccatgtggtgtgtaagcaagctacttaccacacagccactcctatatataatatatatatatatcttttactattttactcttttaattgtttcagtcatttgactgtggccatgatgaagcacaccgcctttagttgagcaaatcaaccccaggacttactatttgtaagcctagtacttattctatcggtctcatttgccgaaccgctatgttacggggacgtaaacacatcagcatcggttgtcaagcgatgttgggggggggtcaaacagagacattcaaacacacacatacacacacacacacacacgcacatatatatatacacacacacatatatatataatatatatatcttttactcttttactcttttaatagtttcagtcatttgactgtggcc encodes:
- the LOC115209579 gene encoding uncharacterized protein K02A2.6-like, coding for MQLDTGGDITIVEEEPWKYIGEPKLSNSRTVAHGVADKRLVFVGESVCNIILHDQMKKEKVCVLKNSVNLFGTEWMELFKMWNTPVSVLCSNIVGSVEGSTAVEGLKRKIKHLFPNVFSGELGYCTKTRAKVVVKQSATSVFKSKSNVPFAALEQVNKAPERLESLEIIEKTDHSNWAAFTVYVIKKNKLRVFADFSTGLNDCLNSHSYQFLSPEEVFLELNGGKFFSKLDLLEAYL